The genomic DNA ATTTCATACATACAAATGCCACAATGTCAAGCAACCTGTACATTTAACTGAAGTTTTAGTGGAAAATAATATTAGCAAACAAGAAATTTTCTGATCATGAACATTCTGATTGTGTTGATTGGGggtagagagaaggagagagagtttTCTAAAATTGTTATGATTGTTGTAACCCAAAGTCATGGTCACAGATCACATAGCTGGTAGACttctaaaacaacaaaaaacaccagtttgtcaaaatgaaaatgtcttaaattaagccaaaaacaaattcacacttaaaattgtacatttaaaatatgtaaaacacattaacatgtaATATCTCATCCCATAAGTGAAATAAGTTATCAGCTACATATTGGGTCAACATAGCTATAACTTTACTGATGCTGATTGAGTTTTGCAAAACAGCCcaaatatattgtgtttgtctgttgaTTTACTCCAGTTGTAAACAGGAAACATTTCTAATGGATAATGTGTCTTCACAGTATGTGAAGACAAAGGAAGTATGTATGCTGTTgagtaaaaatgaataatattacAATGCATGATGTTTGTACATGTTGGACACCACCTCATTCGGATTTCCCTCAACACTTACAGTTCACTTGCAGTACTTGGGACACAGTTGCCACTTGAGTCTACTGAGACTtaattgtataaataaataaataggacCGACATCACACCCTTCTTTACTCCAGTTCTGTACATACGTTCATATAGTATGtacacaaagatacacacagtCTTTTTTTGCCCATTCACAGTGCCCTGCAATAAGATTGTATCTGCaaattttgcttttttaaactgATATTGTCTCCACATTGTAAGATGTCAAGAAATAGGGGCCTTTGGGCAAAGCATCAATTATCAATTGATAACAATTCTttcttctatattttttttaaaggaataagGCTTCTGCAGGGCACTGACACTACAATTCACACTTTCCACTTTCAAATAGCCATAGCCTGTTAAATACCAAAAACAGAATTACTGTAGCTGGAGTCTGGCCTCTCATACTGATGGTGACTGTACAAGAGTTTCACAAGAGAACCTTAATATCCAGTTACAGTTTCTATTATTCATGCACTAttgcacacatgcaaacactctAGTAAACGCTTTCCTCTATCCATCTAACTTCACCTTATCATACCATTGTAATTAACTTTACATCAATTAGCACCAGAACATGTAATTCCAAAAGTATGGAAGAGTGGGTTCTGTGTCAAGAAAAcagtatttctgtttattttgatgacattttttcCCTTAGCCACTAGATGTCACCATAGTTTGTGGCATCTCTTTAAAATCCATTTGGTAAGCAGGTCATCTTGTTTCTTGAGTTTCAAAACAACTAATAGGATTCATAGGCAATAAATTATATATCTTTAGCATGAATTGTACATTTACATCAagtacatttataattaaaattgGCAACGTTCCTCACTTTTCACCACATTCACATTCAATTTTTCTGATTTCTATCTCCACAAACTGTTAAAGATGGCAATGTAGTGTTATCGAATAGATCTTAGTGATGTTAagcaaaaacattcaaaaactaACCTGTGAATTAATTTTAAGGCAAAGGGAATTGTGAAGGCATTTTTAACACCAATATTGCATAGCTAAGGCCGCACAGAACTTAATAGAGCAAATATGtacattatattgtatattcaATGCCCTTTTACATATAACCCATCCACATCTCTCAGTGGGcacatacacatgtatttaCACATTCATTCTCTTAAGCATTTGACTTCCGCACATGTATATTTAGCATTTGTATTCCAGAGTACAGTTTGGTCTGAGGGAGAGCGCTCAACATTTCCGTTTCAGTGACAATGACACAAAGCAATATAACCTTCACTGATCCAAAATATTTCAACacttaaaaagaagaaataactaTAACATGTTTTACTGCATTAAACATAATCTTGAAAACctgtaacacatttttaaacaaacattatttatCTCCACTACGTGAATTGGTTGTGAAAAGGTGACATCGTACACACATAACAGCAGAGCACTGTACAGAGATTGGTAGTACATGTAGTGTTCTTTAAGTGAGAGCAAGGATGGGCATATTTTTGTCTATGTTGCCTATTAGTATATTGTAAATATGTGTATAATGAAGACCACTAATGTGGAGAGACTGAAAATATCAGTCCTTACGCCAGTATTTTGACTATCAAGGCTGTGACATACCACAAGAGGGAGCCAATCCATCTGACTAAGGTTTAGTGTTCACACTGTTTGTAGAGTTGCAGCTTGAAATCCCTGGCACTTAACCATGCCCCTCAGTAGGGAAAATGGCAGCAcatatgctctctctctctatcgctctGCAGTTGCATCAACCACAAGAATTTCACAAGAAAAACACCTTATGATTGGCAAAATTGCCCCCTTGCACACATtaaaattacagtaaaagtaatatTAAAGACCATTCCTTTGGTAATAAATAATTTGGCTTGAGtgcaaaataaaagcaatgtGAACCCCCTGAAGTTATTCAGGGGAGAGACTAAGTGAAAAAAATGAGTGTTTGACATGCAATGAGAACAGTCTATAgcccagtctttttttttacacagtagTCAACGTTCATGACAACTCCCTGTGTCATACCCATCAGTTCTAAGCTACATCCAAGCTTCAGTGTCCAAGCTCCCTGACTGTCCAGGGAAGGCGCAATCTTTGCTGCCCATGGCTGGAGAACGTGGTTGAGGATGAATCATATCTGCAAAGGCCTGGTGCAGGCTTTTGCATGTGGCTGGGCGACCAGTTGAACGGGAGCTCTGAGGGGACAGCGGTGGGGTGTGGCAGGGTGAAAGGGTGTCATTAGCCTGCAGATCTCTGTAGCTGACCGGGGTGGGGATGCGTGAGGGGCTGTTTTCTGGTCTGTTGTCAATACGAGGCCTAATCCTGGATCTCAGTTTGTGCTTTGAGATAGTGTTTACCCTGTCAGTCTTCTTTTGCCCTTTCTTAGTCTGCAGCACTTCTCCGTCTGCATCCCCGTTGGCCAGGGGTGAAGATGGTGGGGGGGATTCGGAGCGGGATTCGCTCAGACTGAAGCACATTGAAGAGTTTTCACTGGAGGAATCCTGGAAGGAGCAGTCCTcagaggggggaagggggatAGGTAACGGACAAGCATCTGGGGGTGGGAGGTCATCACTGCCGTCACCATTTTCCAAGTCATATGGTAAGTTTGGCTGGTGATTCTCCAGAGGAACATCACCTTCATGCCCTGTGCCCCAACCAAGCTGACCCTGTTGGCCTGTAAGCAACCCTGTAGGAGGGCAACACCCATGGTCTCCATTCATATTCCTACAGTGGAAAGCAGGTTGTGAAGGGACCTGATTCATCAGTCTGTTAGACTCAGAGTCTCCATGACCAGACAGGGAAAAAAGATGTTCCCTCTCCTCCATGGAGCTAGAGATGGCTGGGAGCTTCTTGAGACCCCCTCCACGATCCCCCCAGTGTTCAGGTTCTCCTTGACCAAAGTTGTGTGGTCCTCCAAAGTTGTGTCCGTAAAGTAAATTCAAGGGGTCCTCCAGTGAGAAGTGACGAGGATTAGTTCTCTTGGATTCCCTGAGCTCAGGAAGAGTTCCTATCTTCGGCCCTACGTTctgggaggaggtggaggagttaGAGGATGAATAAGCAGAGTCAGTGACATTAGGATCAGTGGGTGCTGGCGCTGGATGTGGTCCAGCTCCCTGCAGGGTCACTCCTCCAGGGGCTCTACTAGACACTCCTTTAGCCTGCTGTGTATTAGCAAGGAATTCAGCCTCAAAGCTGCGATATAGGTCCTGCTCCTTCTGGGCGTCTAGTGTTGGCAGCATTTGGAAGCCACAGcctactccttcctcctccagctcctggCGCTCCACGCCAGACCAGTTCCTATGATGGCCTCGCCCAGTAGAACGAGGGCCATGTGATGTTCGAGGAGAGCGGGCAGTGTGATGATGAGCGTTACGGGGAGATGAGTGTGGAGAACGTCGACCTCCAGAGGTGACTGGGGGCAGCAGCCTGCCTTTCCCTATGGATGGTGAGCGGGGGGCAGGGGGTCTGGGAGTAGTTATGGTCTTCTTACTGGGGCTGCTGTTGTTGGTTTGGATTCCTTTAATAGGTGAGTTGGCGCATGAAGATGACTGCCTCTTGGTGAACCCACCACTCACTCTAGGGGAGGATGGGGGCAGTTGTTTGGCCcgagaatcctgagagtgtctGTCTGAGGGTGGAGGCTGAGGGTCTCTGTAGCAGGAAGCAGGCCCCGGGCTGGCATCGCTGGACCGTGTACGGTTCTGTAACTTACTCTGGCTGTGGGAACGTGGAGCATGAAGTCTTCTTGGGCCTTCATTTCCAAGCGAGCGGCCCCTCTCTGTGCGGGGGGTCCGTGCGCCATCAGGGGATCCTTGTGGTGGGTTAGGTTTGAGCATTGGAGCAAGTGTGGGACGTTCCCGAGACTGGCTGCGTGCACGGGGCAGTGAGGGACGCATAGATGGTGTCTGATTTCCAGCTCCAGGCCTCTCTATAATATGCTTGCCTTCCTTGCGATTGACAAGTAGGATGACCTCTTCACCGGAGTGGCGTGAAGTACCACCAAGAGAGtaccgtcctcctcctccccctcctccccctcctcccttagAGGAGGCTGTAGAGGAGTCACTGTCTCCAGACAGACGTCTTGTAACTGGCAACATTGTCTCCTTATTCCTACAACATatggaagacagaaaaagtaatttatatttacaataatatcacacaattaaaaaaatgtttctcacAATTTATACTCATATTTGTACACAGTTGGGACACTGGCACCATATTGCTGCTGACTCAGCTCTCAAGTGAGCAACAGATTTGTAGTAAATGTTATCATCCATCAAAGCATGAGGTGACCTCTACTGTGCAATGTGGAGTCTTTGTCTTCCAACCTGCCATTGTTGCACACACAGTCTAACTGACCTAAGGCTTGGTGTTTCTTGGAACAGTGGACAGTGACAGCCAGGGGGATTATAGGCAAGTTGAGAGCAAGTGGGGGCAGGATTAGCAGTCCTGCAGATTTTCTTACCAAACACACAACACTGCAGTTTCGCAGCTAGACACCACTCCACTGTCACGCACCAGTGAGACCATCAGATTTAACCATGTAATCAGCTACTAGAGGCTTGCTTACAGGAAGAGCAGATAGATTTGATGAGTTAAGATCAACAGAGTGTATACAAgtaaatcaaatattaaaagcCAATAAATTTAGCTATTTTTTGACTACGTATGTTCATTATAGGTGTACtccaatatatattttatatgtagattaaagaaataacatTTAGTCTATTTCTCAACTGATCACAGTTAGGTTCACTGGCCAGTTTCAACCCATGGTTCACAAATATTTCTGCTGTAACTACACTTTTTACAGAATCATTGTATTATAGTTGTTATCTAGTGTCCAAGACCCTTCAGCCAATTTAGGAAGGATATCAGGTCCCATTCTGGTGCTTTGAATTTTGGTGGTAAGGCtacacttttattttcatttagatCATGAACTATACcattaattcatgtttgatTACACTAAACTTCTAAAGTAAAGCAtagattatttatatatattgacATGGTAATTGGTACACATGGAGACCACCTGTTGACCTACTTCCCCAGTTAGCTGGGAACAGTTGTCTAGGGATAGTTATCAGATTAGAGTTCATCTAGTCTGGCGCACTTGAAAAGAGATGCCCCACCCACACAGGGTTAATTCCAATGAGCTGTTGCCTTGACGTCTGGTCTGAGCCATCGCTCAATACAGAAATGAGCTACACATTGGATAGAAGCCAAAGTAAACCACCAATCCGCTCCTAATTGTGTTGAACAATGGCACCTTCACATTCTGACATATAGGGAAGGTATGCGACCAACTAATCCTTTTTCCAACTTCATGAAGAGCATAAAAAGATCTCATTCTCTCTACATGTCATATATGCCACAACCCCATCACTGATATGCCACTTCAAAAGTACATCAGAGAAAACTGATGTGTGAGTAATTTATCACTGCCTTCATACTGATGCAGACCATCTGTTTTCCACTGGCAAGAGAGGAAAGTCCTGAGCAACAGATCTCACAATCACAGATATGTTTAGGCAGTTGATTCAATAGTCTAATTAACTGAATGAAAGTAGAATAGGCAAGAGTGCTGAGAAAGGAGAGTTTagtaaacatgtttaatttttaCCTTGTCGCCACTAGGAGGTGCTATATGAGGCATATTTATCAGGGCAAAGTCACCTGAGATTAGATAAATCTGCTCTGGTCTAATCTGTGGTTTCCTGgtatgtgtatttgttgtgtATATGTCAAActctttgtttgtctgtgtgtctgtctgtccatccgtgGGCACAAAAGAGCAAGTGGCAGAAACTAAGCAGGCCACCCCTGCCAGGCTACTTGTGAGAGATTAATCTCTTATCATGGTAACACACTATCCACACACTTATCTGCACACTTGTGTaggtacacacactcacctgaGAGGATTAAAGTGGCGGGGTTCTGAGCGGTCTCGTGGCGGCCGTGGGAGTAGAGTACGTGCTGCATTGGAGTCAACCTCAGTGGGGACAGAAGGGTTCTGAGAGCGGCCTGTCcgtgtggaagaggaagatgCACATGGAGCAGAGGGGGGCTCCAGGGAGCGCCTGTCAGGGGGTTTGTAAGGTGCGATGCCTTCATTTCGCCAGTGTGGACCTGGGCTAGTAGAGCGGGATGAGTGGGCACTCGAGGACTTGCTCTGGCCTCCCTGACCTTGGCCACTGGCTTTAGCCTGGTGGTAGCGGTGGGCTGGGTTGACAAATGGTAACATGTGGTTAAGTCAGACTTCTAACCAACATTGTTTGAAAGCCTGTATAAACACCTGCAGAATCACCAAGGATTAAAATAATGAAGAGAGGTCCAGTAATACATCATAGCTATCAACGTCAATACTATAAAGTGTTAAAATAGCAGCAGTAGTTATGATAAGTTGTTGTTTCCCTTGGCCAGGGATATGGACCATTCCTAGTATTTATGAAACTAGCTAATCATAAAAATTGTGATGATCCCACCATTTTGGGAGAACATTTATAGTACACAAAGGGTCTGTTACCATAATCACTTAATACTGTATGATCTTCAACATGACCTCTCGTGATTAGAAATGCAACAGCAATTATGATTTCAGCTAGTGTCAGCTGTCCACCAGACAGCCAGCCCCTGACTCATCACTTCAGCAGCAGTTTGGATCCACTGATAAGGAAAGATGGTCTCACCCAACATATTTATGTTCTTGTACCACTGTGATGCTAATCAAAGTGAATGTTAACACTGAATTGTCACGACAGGTGTCCAGTTTATAAGCACAAACTAGTCTTTGTTTTTAGATGGTTACTATACAGATGTGTTGTACAATCAGGTAAAGTACAGGCTCAGAATGACAGCACATTTCCATTACAAAACTGTATCCTTTTCCAGACTTATATTTCTTGGCTCAATGGAATATTGGCCAGGGGTCACAATGACATAAACAGACTGTTTCTGGGTGACATAACAATGCCAAATCAGTGAACTGCACAAATCTGAATACATGAAATGAAAGAATTCAGAACTGCATGCATTACAGTCATATGTCTGCTATGTCTGATCAACAAACTGTATTTCCCCAGTGTCAGTGCTCCTAATCTGAACATAGTACATCAGATGTGAATAATTTGTTTGTAATCATAAATTCATCATGAATTatacaacacaaagacacagcaaTGAAGTTGTTTTGTAAGAGACAGACGTGGAATAGGAAGTGACCTCACCAAAAGCAGCACAGCGACACGGGTCATGCTTGTCCAAATAGTGCTCTAATGTGTCCCAGCCTCCTCCAACACGTACCATCACATGAGTACGAAGGACCTGATGGAAGAAAACAAGGCATCAGTGGCTCAAAAGAAAGTAACACAGACTTTCATGCACAAGTAAAATGACAAAACCTTTTGATACCCTGCAAtaccacacacactgcacaagtCAATAGATATGCAAATTCCACAAATGGGACAGCTTGCTGAAGGCTGACCGACCCTCAGTGTTACGTAACATCTAGATGCACCCCTGCCTGTGCCTCTCCCTCCCCTACACCTCCCCCTTCTCCCACATCTCCCCCAGCTGCTGCCATTATGAGGGCTGTTCATTGCCATGCCAACTCACAATTAAACAGAGAACGATAGCATAATAAAGAGCCAAAGTGCTGTGAAAGACTCTTTTTTGGCCTCTCTCATGCCTCTCAGCTGGCGTCCCCATGTTTTCAGAGGGTAGCAGTGTGAATTAGCATTGTAACAACTCACCCCTGCTGTCCTCTCTGAGTTTTCTGTTATCGGGGAGGGAAGCAGGGAGAAGAGGGGGCCTGGTTAGCCATAACAGAGGGGGGTTGGTGGATATGACACTTCctactctcctctgctctttgaggtacacacatacacaacatcaGACCAAAGAGCCACACTCCCTCCAGGCAGAAGCTGCCTTAACTGAGGCAGCACACTTCGCCTGATGTGACAGCCCAGTGGATGCATCCCCTTGCCTTGGGTTGTGTAACAGGGTCTGCCAGCCACATGTTTTAAAGGTTGTACCCGTGTCTCTGAGGGCAGGCAAGGCAAAGTCATAACGGTACATCTGTGTGGGCTGGCACAGAGTTTATTTCCACCAAGTCACATGTGGCATGATGTCTCATCAATGGGTCCCTGACCATGCTTTGAGAGAGGCCACAGACATGGTGTGCACACCAAAGTCTGACCCCACCTTCCCTCAAACACAATCCCTGCCAATCCACTGCAAGTCTTTTCATCTGCCTTGCTCTGCTCCCCTACTGCATCAAATCCGTCAAAAAAGCTGATCTGCTTATCTCTATCAGACCTGAGAATATAAACTGCTTACTCTCCATTGCTCTGGCCTAAATACTCTCACGTTTACCTCAGCCAATTAGTTTCTGGATAGTGTTTACAGTGATACAGGTGCTGTTGTGACATGTATACTTCTTCATATCTCCATATAACAAATGTATTATAGTTTCTACATTTGGACCCTAGGCGGACTAATGGGCATCCAAATAAAATGgttaaatggaagaaaaaaagtgtaactGGAGTGGGTTActtgcataaaaataaattgaattatGAAGGGTAATTAATTCCTAGCTTATTCAGTTCACTTTTGTCATAGTATTGTATTGCTCTGATAACAcaactaaatattaaatgttggtGAGCATCAGAGCAGAATTAAGAGAAAAGCACATGGGCATTACATTATTCAGCCATCCCAATTTATTTTTGGACCTACACTTGATTCAGTAATTTCTGTATCCAACAAGCTCATCTCATATGGCCTATTTTATACATGATAATGCTGTAGCTCTACTGAAGAGTCTGACGAGGCTGAATAGATGTCTAGGGACCATGTTCCACTTCAGATCTGCAGTTCAGCTGCCTGATTTCCCAGCCACTGAAGGGGTATCACAGTCTTCACCAGTGTAGAAAGACCCAATCCCAGTTTCTATGGCAACATGGAACAGAGAGACATCTTGTGATCATAGTATGGGTGTGCTGAACCAatttttggttcagttttgttggtcaaaacaaaaatattgctCACTGTTCATTTCAGCTGTAGGCATCTCCTCCCCGTAAGGGGTGATCTCTCTGGGGACAAAGACACCTTATTTACTCCCCCCTCTGTTCATACATACGCCCATTTGCTTTCTCTACTTCATCCCCTCGTTTAGCCCAAGAGGCTTGTCAGAGGTTTGGCAGCTGAATAGGGGTTTGTTGGCTTTCAAGGCGGCTGCCCGCTTCCTCCCCTCAGAAGAATAAGGGAAGTGTGTTGGCCGCACTTGTAGCTGATTGGGCATATGCATAATCACTGTCATCCTCAGTGAGGAATCAGGAGAGGGTGGCGACAGTATGAAGAGAGCTAATCTGACAAGTCAAAGGCTcccagacacaaacacatgcacacacacacac from Scomber japonicus isolate fScoJap1 chromosome 9, fScoJap1.pri, whole genome shotgun sequence includes the following:
- the gas2l1 gene encoding GAS2-like protein 2A, which translates into the protein MADQSNIQSAASKSIRPFKSSEEYLYAMKEDLAEWLNTLYDLDITADTFMDGLESGCALCRHANNVNRAAHDFQMEYPGAAQSMKVPSKDVGFQSRNVVAGSFVARDNVSNFISWCRQELWIKDVLMFETNDLVERCNEKNFVLCLLEVARRGSKFGMLAPMLIQLEEEIEEEIRDQGSLQIDAGQPVEQSPPSRCFKRKESVHSVEDEADPEPYWQPKRVLCDMRNLDELVREILGRCSCPAQFPMIKVSEGKYKVGDSSALIFIRVLRTHVMVRVGGGWDTLEHYLDKHDPCRCAAFAHRYHQAKASGQGQGGQSKSSSAHSSRSTSPGPHWRNEGIAPYKPPDRRSLEPPSAPCASSSSTRTGRSQNPSVPTEVDSNAARTLLPRPPRDRSEPRHFNPLRNKETMLPVTRRLSGDSDSSTASSKGGGGGGGGGGRYSLGGTSRHSGEEVILLVNRKEGKHIIERPGAGNQTPSMRPSLPRARSQSRERPTLAPMLKPNPPQGSPDGARTPRTERGRSLGNEGPRRLHAPRSHSQSKLQNRTRSSDASPGPASCYRDPQPPPSDRHSQDSRAKQLPPSSPRVSGGFTKRQSSSCANSPIKGIQTNNSSPSKKTITTPRPPAPRSPSIGKGRLLPPVTSGGRRSPHSSPRNAHHHTARSPRTSHGPRSTGRGHHRNWSGVERQELEEEGVGCGFQMLPTLDAQKEQDLYRSFEAEFLANTQQAKGVSSRAPGGVTLQGAGPHPAPAPTDPNVTDSAYSSSNSSTSSQNVGPKIGTLPELRESKRTNPRHFSLEDPLNLLYGHNFGGPHNFGQGEPEHWGDRGGGLKKLPAISSSMEEREHLFSLSGHGDSESNRLMNQVPSQPAFHCRNMNGDHGCCPPTGLLTGQQGQLGWGTGHEGDVPLENHQPNLPYDLENGDGSDDLPPPDACPLPIPLPPSEDCSFQDSSSENSSMCFSLSESRSESPPPSSPLANGDADGEVLQTKKGQKKTDRVNTISKHKLRSRIRPRIDNRPENSPSRIPTPVSYRDLQANDTLSPCHTPPLSPQSSRSTGRPATCKSLHQAFADMIHPQPRSPAMGSKDCAFPGQSGSLDTEAWM